In Lolium perenne isolate Kyuss_39 chromosome 5, Kyuss_2.0, whole genome shotgun sequence, the sequence TTGATTAGGCCTAACTAACCTCCCCACTAGCTAACCAAATTCAAGCACTAGATTGGTAAAGTGACACTTGCAAGAAAAAGCTAGAAATGGGAAGGAAAGCGGCAGCCATTTCCGTCGCCTACATACCTTTTCGTCGACGTTTCTGAAGTGGACGGATACGCAGAACTTGTTGTTCTCCACCTTGGCGCCGGGTACGTGCTTTGTTTCTTCTATCAGCCGTTGGTTCACCTGAAGGAACAAATCGAGTTGCAGAATTAAAGAACAGCTGATGTAAACAGGCGAGCAGTTTGGGTAGCTAGCTAGGGTCGATGATGTGGTTGTGAGGTCGAAGCCAAGGTGCGTGCGTACCTGCTCGATCATGGGCAGGAACTCGCTTGCTGGCTGAAACAGAACTCCTTTGGCCTGCAGGACAAAAGGTATATGGCTTTAGCTTGTGACCATGTCAGAATATTCGTGGGGATAAAACTGACTCGCGCCCATGCTCGAACGACGATGCATGTCATGGGGGAGATCGAGGAGGGTTAGCTCACCTTGGAGTTGGACTTTGCGTGGCCGGCGGAGGATTTGGCCGGGCCCTTGATGTCCATGCCGTGGCTGCCGGCGTAGTACAGCTCCGCCAGCTTGACGAACTCGAACACCTTGTCGCGGCACCGGCCGCTCACGATCGCCGTCGGGAACTGCTTGGCGACGCTGCGCACGGCCATCCGCATCTGCAGGTTCGTTCATCGTTGGAAGTTAATAACGTGCGCGCAGATGAGCAGAGGTGCATGGGAAGTGAAGGTTGGGGGCAGAGTGACAGGGGAGAGGGGACAGAGTGAATTGGGTGGCTCACCGTGTCGCTCATGAAGGCGGCGTCGGGGTCATTGACGATGGGCGACAGCGTGCCGTCGTAGTCGAGGAACATGACGATCTGCTTCCCCTTGGACGCCGCCACGATCTCCTCGAACTTGCCCAGCGCCGACGGGTGCCTCGCCTGCGCAAATCATTCGTGTCAGCGAGACATGTAAAGCAAAGCAAGAAGAGAGTGCAAGATTCTATCGGTATCAACAGTTCAACACTAGAAAGCAGCATGCAGTAAACGGACCATCCAGGCGGCGTGCTCCTCGTCGACGCCGGCGGCGAGTGCCGCGGCGGCCCTGGCGTGCGTGGGCGACGACGCCCGCATGGACTCGACCAGCCCGTTGAGCAGCCCCGCGCCGAGCTCCGCCTGCGCCGCCCGCAGGCACTTCCGGCGCACGGCCATCCCGGCCCCGGCTCGCGGCGGCGGGTACGGGAACAGCGGCCCCGGGCAGgggcacgccgccgccgccatgcccacCTCCGGCACCACCACGCTAGTCTGCGCCATCAGCCTCCACTACCTTATCAAACTCTAAGAAGCTTCGATGGAGAAAAGGAAGCTCGAGAGAGAAGATC encodes:
- the LOC127301163 gene encoding probable trehalose-phosphate phosphatase 7 yields the protein MAQTSVVVPEVGMAAAACPCPGPLFPYPPPRAGAGMAVRRKCLRAAQAELGAGLLNGLVESMRASSPTHARAAAALAAGVDEEHAAWMARHPSALGKFEEIVAASKGKQIVMFLDYDGTLSPIVNDPDAAFMSDTMRMAVRSVAKQFPTAIVSGRCRDKVFEFVKLAELYYAGSHGMDIKGPAKSSAGHAKSNSKAKGVLFQPASEFLPMIEQVNQRLIEETKHVPGAKVENNKFCVSVHFRNVDEKGWAAVAETVKSVVREYPKLRVTQGRMVFEVRPTIKWDKGKALEFLLESLGYADCADVLPVYIGDDRTDEDAFKALRRRGQGIGILVSKHPKETSASFSLQEPAEVMEFLLRLVEWKQLAKARLRLRRRADAAA